In the genome of Actinomycetota bacterium, one region contains:
- a CDS encoding succinylglutamate desuccinylase/aspartoacylase family protein has protein sequence MSIEQLDAAIAGDRPLRATGTILLGELPGGHSIDVPFTVLRGRERDPVVWMMAARDGDEVHATLLAMDLQRRLSPEMINGCLIVLPIGNVPGFGVLSREHPLAPTYLEREMDERFFEIMSARGGSFIDLHSAGVPSDTVDWTLRVDGDETAAQMASAYGSPFVYVHRIGSGEGLDASLLDDALFVRLSRAGLPSILIEAGGGLPPSPETVRRAASGVEYVLRALGSLPGDVAPTSGQEELRGFRIVAPARGGILEDATTLGERVEAGHVLGRVVDPYGGLVEEIVAPVGGVVLTVPVNPAIGTGTWAFEIGW, from the coding sequence ATGAGCATCGAGCAGCTCGACGCAGCTATCGCCGGCGATAGGCCACTCCGCGCGACGGGCACGATCCTGCTCGGCGAGCTGCCGGGTGGTCACTCGATCGACGTGCCGTTCACGGTGCTCCGTGGGCGTGAGCGCGACCCGGTCGTGTGGATGATGGCCGCCCGCGACGGCGACGAGGTGCATGCGACGCTGCTCGCCATGGATCTCCAACGTCGACTCTCGCCCGAGATGATCAACGGCTGCCTCATCGTGTTGCCGATCGGGAACGTGCCCGGGTTCGGCGTGCTGAGCCGCGAGCACCCGCTCGCCCCGACCTATCTCGAGCGGGAGATGGACGAGCGGTTCTTCGAGATCATGTCCGCCCGCGGTGGCTCGTTCATCGATCTGCATTCCGCGGGCGTCCCGTCCGACACGGTCGATTGGACGCTTCGGGTCGACGGAGACGAGACGGCCGCGCAGATGGCGAGCGCGTACGGCTCTCCATTCGTGTACGTGCACCGCATCGGATCGGGCGAAGGACTCGACGCGAGCCTGCTCGACGACGCGCTGTTCGTTCGCCTGTCGCGCGCCGGGTTGCCGTCGATCCTGATCGAGGCGGGCGGAGGACTCCCACCTTCGCCGGAAACCGTTCGGCGAGCGGCTTCGGGGGTCGAGTACGTCCTGCGCGCACTCGGTTCTCTTCCCGGAGACGTTGCCCCAACGTCCGGCCAGGAGGAGTTACGCGGATTTCGGATCGTCGCGCCCGCGCGAGGTGGGATTCTCGAGGACGCGACGACGCTCGGCGAGAGAGTTGAGGCCGGTCACGTTCTGGGACGAGTCGTCGACCCGTACGGCGGCCTCGTTGAGGAGATCGTTGCGCCGGTGGGCGGAGTCGTCCTCACGGTGCCGGTGAACCCCGCGATCGGCACCGGCACATGGGCATTCGAGATCGGCTGGTAG
- a CDS encoding VOC family protein, translating to MRINRQVVVFDASDLAAESTFWAGVLDGTVDAEDDWHMVMVDGEPRVGVQLAPNHIPPDWPEGTPEQQIHLDLWVDDFAEAHDHVVSLGAKVLKPAAEDADSPDNFQVYADPAGHPFCLCWIQRREQT from the coding sequence GTCAGACCTCGCGGCAGAGAGCACCTTCTGGGCCGGGGTGCTCGACGGCACCGTTGATGCCGAGGATGACTGGCACATGGTGATGGTCGACGGTGAACCGCGGGTCGGGGTTCAGCTGGCGCCAAACCACATCCCGCCCGACTGGCCGGAGGGCACACCCGAGCAACAGATCCACCTCGACCTGTGGGTCGACGACTTCGCGGAAGCCCACGATCATGTCGTCTCGCTGGGTGCAAAGGTGCTCAAGCCGGCTGCTGAGGACGCAGACTCGCCCGATAACTTCCAGGTATACGCGGATCCTGCCGGGCATCCGTTCTGCCTTTGTTGGATTCAACGACGCGAGCAGACGTAG
- a CDS encoding adenylate/guanylate cyclase domain-containing protein: MPRAYSAAELADEAACPEERIHWLAGLRLITPDERGRFTFGAVLVVKMVSALLGSGVPAESIERAANEGFLKFQRTDEYLPYEPGPRSGRTFAEFQASAGPRAELLPAVYEVLGLPKPDPGAPIHENEEELFERFLDAWSMTPDEDALLRAARLMAQGVRAVLLGWVDLWDEQLAKPARERLFRGELEEFPDDVRVGLTKATNLAPEMFTWLSARYLEHRSVNGIVEGFERFLATKGLAPIPAPPSPPAIVFVDLSSFTRFTRERGDESAVVAATSLQRLADATATRHGGRLVKLLGDGAMLQLPHPTTGVEAALDLVGTMNGEGVLSSHAGVHAGPVIERDLDVFGQTVNLASRIADAAAPGEVLVSDVVAESAGHASFAFERIDDADLKGVPGPVALYRVIR, translated from the coding sequence GTGCCGAGGGCCTACTCCGCCGCCGAGCTTGCCGACGAAGCGGCATGTCCGGAGGAGCGCATCCATTGGTTGGCCGGGCTTCGGCTGATCACCCCGGACGAGCGCGGCCGGTTCACGTTCGGCGCGGTGCTCGTGGTCAAGATGGTGTCGGCTCTGCTCGGGTCCGGCGTGCCGGCCGAGTCGATCGAGCGCGCCGCGAACGAAGGATTCCTCAAGTTCCAGCGCACGGATGAGTACCTTCCATACGAGCCCGGGCCCAGATCCGGGCGGACGTTCGCGGAGTTCCAGGCGAGCGCGGGTCCGAGGGCCGAGCTGCTTCCCGCGGTCTACGAGGTGCTCGGCCTTCCCAAGCCCGATCCCGGAGCGCCGATCCACGAAAACGAGGAGGAGCTGTTCGAACGCTTCCTTGATGCATGGTCAATGACGCCGGACGAGGACGCCTTGCTCCGGGCGGCAAGGTTGATGGCACAAGGGGTTCGTGCCGTGCTGCTCGGCTGGGTGGATCTTTGGGACGAGCAGCTCGCGAAGCCGGCGCGCGAAAGATTGTTCCGCGGTGAGCTGGAGGAGTTTCCCGACGACGTCCGCGTCGGACTCACGAAGGCAACGAACCTCGCGCCGGAGATGTTCACGTGGCTGAGCGCTCGGTACCTCGAGCACCGGAGCGTGAACGGGATCGTCGAGGGGTTCGAGCGGTTCCTTGCCACCAAGGGGTTGGCGCCGATACCTGCGCCGCCGAGCCCGCCGGCGATCGTATTCGTGGACCTTTCGAGCTTCACGCGCTTTACGCGCGAGCGCGGCGACGAGTCGGCGGTCGTCGCGGCGACGTCCCTCCAGCGGCTCGCTGACGCCACCGCCACGCGTCACGGCGGGCGACTCGTGAAGCTCCTCGGTGACGGCGCGATGTTGCAACTGCCTCATCCGACCACCGGCGTCGAAGCGGCGCTCGATCTCGTCGGAACCATGAACGGCGAAGGAGTGCTCTCGTCACACGCCGGCGTCCACGCCGGGCCTGTCATCGAACGCGATCTCGACGTCTTCGGGCAGACCGTCAACCTGGCTTCGCGGATCGCGGATGCCGCTGCCCCAGGCGAAGTCCTTGTGAGCGATGTCGTCGCCGAGTCAGCCGGCCACGCGTCATTCGCGTTCGAACGGATCGATGACGCAGACCTGAAAGGCGTTCCGGGTCCGGTCGCTCTCTATCGGGTCATTCGATGA